The Pseudomonadota bacterium nucleotide sequence CTTGGGCCAGCGTTGTTATTCAATACGAGAAAATTTTAGCTGGAAAGGTTTTATGAGCCAATACACCATGACTTACGGTACCGCTGCCATCTTGTTTTACATTGCTCTCAAAGCATGATTTCTCCACTTATATCGGTTGTCCTTCCGGTTTATAATGGCGAGGCCACGCTCGTATGTGCCATGAAGTCTGTTTTTGCACAGACATTTCAAGACTACGAGTTGCTGCTTTTGGACGATGGATCGACTGATGATTCACTGCAAGTAGCATCGATGTTTTCTGACCCAAGACTTCGCGTTCTGAGTGACGGAACAAATCGTGGGCTTGCTTATCGCCTTAATCAGGGGATTGATCTCGCGCGTGGTCGCTATTTTGCGCGTATGGATCAGGATGACATTTGTTTTCCGGAGAGGCTTACGAGGCAATTCGAATTTCTTGAGAGGAATCCGGGGGTTGATCTGCTTGGTTGTCGTGCACTGGTGTTTCGAAATTATCATGATATCCTGGGACTTATACCCTTTCGCGGCACACATGAAGAGATTTGTGCCTATCCCTGGCGTGGTCTATACTTAGCCCATCCGAGTTGGATGGGTCGTACTGAGTGGTTTCGCCGTTATCGCTATC carries:
- a CDS encoding glycosyltransferase family 2 protein, with protein sequence MISPLISVVLPVYNGEATLVCAMKSVFAQTFQDYELLLLDDGSTDDSLQVASMFSDPRLRVLSDGTNRGLAYRLNQGIDLARGRYFARMDQDDICFPERLTRQFEFLERNPGVDLLGCRALVFRNYHDILGLIPFRGTHEEICAYPWRGLYLAHPSWMGRTEWFRRYRYRIPEAILADDQELLLRAYPESRFACLEEVLLAYRKEHFRLSKIWRARLALLKVQLSHFSRRRQWSYAALSIMVTLFKVVIDCATSLLGCRELFFKRAVIESVTTSVMERFHSLMRDYELQDKK